From a single Pseudomonas cremoricolorata genomic region:
- a CDS encoding aminopeptidase has translation MFHIPPIEHAGRRPLDCVFSRLVPVLAALVLSGCSSLGYYGQLAEGQWQLLRARQPVSALIDDPRTSPALRQQLQRAQTARRFASQTLKLPDNQSYRVYADLGRPFVVWNVFATPELSLQPLSHCFPIAGCVAYRGYYRQGAARGAAALLRQQGMDVYVGGVEAYSTLGWFDDPILSSMLTWGDERLATLIFHELSHQRVYVPDDTAFNESYATFVEQEGTREWRRAQGLALADERAPQQRDQFVALVLEARERLQALYASPRSDADKRLAKQAEFARLRQRYQRVRDQQWAGDRRYDAFIYGPLNNAKLLPFGLYDQWVPAFAALFRQVEGDWTRFHQRVERLGQLPAAARTAQLQRLAAGTRLSE, from the coding sequence ATGTTCCACATTCCTCCGATCGAGCACGCCGGCCGCCGGCCTCTGGACTGCGTTTTCAGCAGGTTGGTTCCCGTGCTCGCCGCGCTTGTGCTGAGCGGTTGCAGCAGCCTGGGTTACTACGGCCAACTGGCAGAAGGCCAATGGCAACTGCTGCGGGCACGTCAGCCGGTGAGCGCGCTGATCGACGATCCGCGCACCTCGCCTGCCCTGCGCCAGCAATTACAACGGGCGCAGACGGCGCGCCGCTTCGCCAGTCAGACCCTGAAGCTGCCAGATAACCAGAGCTATCGGGTGTACGCCGACCTCGGCCGTCCGTTCGTCGTGTGGAACGTGTTCGCCACCCCGGAACTGTCGTTGCAGCCGCTCAGCCATTGCTTCCCCATCGCGGGCTGTGTGGCCTATCGCGGCTATTACCGTCAGGGCGCGGCGCGTGGCGCGGCGGCGCTGTTGCGCCAGCAGGGCATGGATGTCTATGTCGGCGGGGTCGAGGCCTATTCGACCCTGGGCTGGTTCGACGACCCGATCCTGTCGTCGATGCTCACCTGGGGCGATGAGCGCCTGGCGACGCTGATCTTCCACGAGCTGTCGCACCAGCGCGTGTACGTGCCGGACGACACCGCTTTCAATGAGTCTTACGCCACCTTCGTCGAGCAGGAAGGCACCCGAGAGTGGCGCCGCGCCCAGGGCCTGGCGCTGGCTGACGAGCGAGCACCGCAGCAGCGCGACCAGTTCGTCGCCCTGGTGCTCGAGGCCCGTGAGCGTCTGCAGGCGCTGTATGCCAGCCCCCGCAGCGACGCCGACAAGCGCCTGGCCAAGCAGGCCGAATTCGCCCGCCTGCGCCAGCGCTACCAGCGTGTGCGCGACCAGCAATGGGCCGGCGACCGGCGTTACGACGCTTTCATCTACGGCCCGTTGAACAACGCCAAGCTACTGCCCTTTGGCCTGTATGACCAATGGGTGCCGGCCTTTGCCGCGCTGTTCAGGCAGGTCGAGGGTGATTGGACGCGCTTTCACCAGCGCGTCGAACGCCTCGGCCAGCTACCCGCCGCCGCGCGCACTGCGCAATTGCAGCGACTGGCGGCGGGCACGCGGCTCAGCGAGTGA
- a CDS encoding HAD family hydrolase → MQQQTLLFDLDGTLTDPRLGITRSIQYALAKLGIDEPDLTRLEHFIGPPLLQAFMHNYAFDEATAWQAVNFYRERFRVTGLYENQVYEGIPQLLGELVGQGRTLYVATSKPWEFAREIARHFAFDQHFKVIYGSELDGTRTNKVELIGHLLEQERLDPAQTLMIGDRKHDLMGAHRNGLQAVAVGYGFGSEEELRAEAPAFHFNSVAELHQAFLTR, encoded by the coding sequence ATGCAGCAGCAGACCCTCCTCTTCGACCTCGACGGCACCCTCACCGACCCGCGCCTTGGCATCACCCGCTCGATTCAGTATGCGTTGGCCAAACTGGGCATCGACGAGCCAGACCTCACGCGCCTGGAACACTTCATCGGCCCGCCGTTGCTGCAAGCGTTCATGCACAACTACGCCTTCGACGAGGCCACCGCCTGGCAGGCGGTGAATTTCTATCGCGAGCGTTTCCGCGTGACCGGCCTGTACGAGAACCAGGTCTACGAGGGCATCCCGCAACTGCTCGGCGAGCTGGTGGGGCAGGGTCGCACCTTGTACGTCGCCACCTCCAAACCGTGGGAATTCGCCCGCGAAATCGCTCGGCACTTCGCTTTCGACCAGCACTTCAAGGTGATCTACGGCAGCGAGCTGGACGGCACCCGCACCAACAAGGTCGAGCTGATTGGCCATCTGCTCGAGCAAGAGCGCCTCGATCCGGCGCAGACGCTGATGATCGGCGATCGCAAGCACGACCTGATGGGCGCGCACCGCAATGGCCTGCAAGCCGTTGCCGTGGGCTATGGCTTTGGCAGCGAAGAAGAGCTGCGCGCCGAGGCACCGGCCTTCCACTTCAACAGCGTGGCCGAGCTGCACCAGGCGTTTCTCACTCGCTGA
- a CDS encoding gamma carbonic anhydrase family protein codes for MAIRSFAQHTPSLGPHVFVDRSAVVIGDVEIGADSSVWPLTVIRGDMHRIRIGARTSVQDASVLHITHAGPFNPEGFPLLIGDDVTIGHKVMLHGCTLGSRILVGMGSTVMDGAMVEDEVIIGAGSLVPPGKRLHSGYLYVGSPVKQVRPLTDKERGFFTYTAGNYVKLKDQHLAEGFDRPE; via the coding sequence ATGGCCATCCGCTCATTCGCCCAGCACACTCCGTCGCTGGGCCCACACGTGTTCGTCGACCGTTCGGCGGTCGTCATCGGCGACGTCGAGATCGGCGCAGACAGCTCGGTGTGGCCGCTGACGGTGATCCGCGGCGACATGCACCGCATCCGCATCGGTGCCCGCACCAGCGTGCAGGATGCCAGCGTGCTGCACATCACCCACGCCGGGCCGTTCAATCCCGAGGGTTTCCCCTTGCTGATCGGCGATGACGTCACCATCGGGCACAAGGTGATGCTGCACGGCTGCACCTTGGGCAGCCGCATTCTGGTCGGCATGGGCAGCACGGTGATGGACGGGGCGATGGTCGAAGACGAGGTGATCATCGGCGCCGGCAGCCTGGTGCCGCCGGGCAAGCGCCTGCACAGCGGCTACCTGTACGTCGGCAGCCCGGTCAAGCAGGTACGCCCGCTGACGGACAAGGAGCGTGGCTTCTTCACCTATACCGCCGGCAACTACGTCAAGCTCAAGGACCAGCACCTGGCCGAAGGCTTCGACCGCCCCGAGTGA
- the prlC gene encoding oligopeptidase A codes for MSATNPLLQSHDLPPFSLIRAEHVLPAVEQILADNRATIAGILQSQAQQPTWAGLVLAMDELNDRLGAAWSPVSHLNAVCNSAELREAYEACLPALSAYSTELGQNRELFEAYQALASSPQAAGFDQAQKTILEHALRDFRLSGIDLPLEQQQRYAQVQSTLSELGSRFSNQLLDATQAWSKHVTDEAALAGLPDSAKAQMAAAAQAKGLDGWLITLEFPSYYAVMTYASDRSLREELYAAYCTRASDQGPNAGQFDNGPVMAQILDLRQELAQLLGYPNYAELSLATKMADSSEQVLSFLRDLAQRSKPFAAQDLEQLKAYAAEQGCNDLASWDVGYYGEKLREQRYSVSQEALRAYFPIDKVLSGLFSIVQRLYGIEITELKGFDGWHADVRLFEIRENGQHVGRFFFDLYARANKRGGAWMDGARDHRRTATGQLQSPVANLVCNFTPAEPGKPALLTHDEVTTLFHEFGHGLHHLLTRIEHAGVSGINGVAWDAVELPSQFMENWCWEPEGLALISGHYQTGAPLPQDLLDKMLAAKNFQSGMMMVRQLEFSLFDFELHATHGDGRSVLQVLEGVRDEVTVMRPPAYNRFPNSFAHIFAGGYAAGYYSYKWAEVLSADAFSRFEEDGVLNADTGRAFREAILARGGSLAPMALFVDFRGREPSIDALLRHCGLSEAAAA; via the coding sequence GTGAGTGCGACCAACCCGCTTCTGCAGTCCCATGACCTGCCGCCCTTCTCGCTGATCCGCGCCGAACACGTGCTGCCGGCGGTCGAGCAGATCCTGGCCGACAACCGCGCAACCATCGCCGGCATCCTGCAATCACAGGCCCAGCAGCCGACCTGGGCCGGTCTGGTGCTGGCCATGGATGAGCTCAACGACCGCCTCGGCGCGGCCTGGAGCCCGGTCAGCCACCTCAACGCCGTGTGCAACAGCGCCGAGCTGCGCGAGGCCTACGAGGCCTGCCTGCCGGCCCTGAGCGCCTACTCCACCGAGCTGGGGCAGAACCGCGAATTGTTCGAAGCCTACCAGGCACTGGCCAGCAGCCCGCAAGCGGCCGGCTTCGACCAGGCGCAAAAAACCATTCTCGAACACGCGCTGCGTGATTTCCGCCTGTCGGGCATCGACCTGCCACTCGAGCAGCAGCAGCGCTACGCCCAAGTGCAAAGTACGCTCAGCGAGCTGGGCAGCCGCTTCTCCAACCAACTGCTCGACGCCACCCAGGCCTGGAGCAAGCACGTCACCGACGAAGCCGCGCTGGCAGGGTTGCCGGATTCGGCCAAGGCGCAGATGGCCGCCGCGGCCCAGGCCAAGGGCCTCGATGGCTGGCTGATTACCCTGGAATTCCCCAGCTACTACGCGGTGATGACCTACGCCAGCGACCGCAGCCTGCGTGAAGAGCTGTACGCCGCCTACTGCACCCGCGCCTCCGATCAAGGACCGAATGCCGGACAGTTCGACAATGGTCCGGTGATGGCGCAGATTCTCGACCTGCGTCAGGAACTGGCGCAGTTGCTCGGTTACCCCAATTACGCCGAGCTGAGCCTGGCGACCAAGATGGCCGACAGCAGCGAGCAGGTGCTGAGCTTCCTGCGCGACCTGGCCCAGCGCAGCAAACCGTTCGCCGCCCAGGACCTGGAGCAGCTCAAGGCCTACGCCGCCGAGCAAGGCTGCAACGACCTGGCCAGCTGGGACGTCGGCTACTATGGGGAAAAACTCCGCGAGCAGCGCTACAGCGTGTCGCAGGAAGCCCTGCGTGCCTACTTCCCCATCGACAAAGTGCTGTCGGGTCTGTTCAGCATCGTTCAGCGCCTGTACGGCATCGAAATCACCGAACTCAAAGGCTTCGACGGCTGGCATGCCGATGTACGCCTGTTCGAAATCCGTGAAAACGGCCAGCACGTCGGGCGCTTCTTCTTCGACCTGTATGCCCGCGCCAACAAACGTGGCGGGGCCTGGATGGACGGCGCCCGCGACCATCGGCGTACCGCCACGGGCCAGTTGCAAAGCCCGGTAGCGAATCTGGTGTGCAACTTCACCCCGGCCGAGCCAGGCAAACCTGCCCTGCTCACCCACGATGAAGTCACCACCCTGTTCCATGAGTTCGGCCACGGCCTGCACCACCTGCTGACGCGCATCGAACATGCCGGCGTTTCCGGTATCAATGGCGTGGCCTGGGACGCCGTCGAGCTGCCCAGCCAGTTCATGGAGAACTGGTGCTGGGAACCGGAAGGCCTGGCGCTGATTTCCGGCCATTACCAGACCGGCGCGCCGCTGCCGCAAGACCTGCTCGACAAGATGCTTGCAGCGAAGAACTTCCAGTCCGGGATGATGATGGTGCGCCAGCTGGAGTTCTCGCTGTTCGACTTCGAGCTGCACGCCACCCATGGCGACGGGCGCAGTGTGCTGCAGGTGCTCGAAGGGGTACGCGATGAAGTCACGGTGATGCGTCCGCCTGCCTACAACCGCTTCCCCAACAGCTTCGCGCACATCTTCGCAGGCGGTTACGCGGCGGGTTACTACAGCTACAAGTGGGCCGAAGTGCTGTCTGCCGACGCCTTCTCGCGCTTCGAAGAAGACGGCGTGCTCAATGCCGATACCGGTCGTGCGTTCCGCGAGGCCATCCTGGCCCGTGGCGGCTCGCTGGCGCCGATGGCGCTGTTCGTCGACTTCCGTGGCCGCGAGCCTTCCATCGATGCACTGCTGCGTCACTGCGGGCTGAGCGAGGCCGCCGCGGCATGA
- a CDS encoding YheV family putative zinc ribbon protein — MSEDAVMKTKKRFIAGAVCPACSEPDKLMMWNEDGVPHRECVACGFSDTLNEQGLSVPKELGTRVNHLAPKAAPAQVQTVQFFPNPKLKKPAD; from the coding sequence ATGAGCGAGGACGCTGTGATGAAAACCAAGAAGCGCTTCATCGCCGGGGCGGTCTGCCCGGCGTGCAGCGAGCCGGACAAGCTGATGATGTGGAACGAAGACGGCGTTCCGCACCGTGAGTGCGTGGCCTGCGGCTTCAGCGACACGCTCAACGAGCAGGGCCTGTCGGTGCCCAAGGAACTGGGTACGCGGGTCAATCACTTGGCGCCCAAGGCGGCACCGGCGCAGGTGCAGACCGTGCAGTTCTTCCCTAACCCAAAGCTGAAGAAGCCTGCCGATTGA
- a CDS encoding M3 family metallopeptidase, protein MTDSPLPSLNGLFDYPSLDPYAVQQAFAERCVAQRSALAALLAEHSQVPAWSTLVAAVEALDRQVQDLFHSLVPLAYEGEQWAVSVDNCYQQLRDWELHKYQSAELYQAYLVIDGAVLEPAQRVLLARILEDFQRNGAALAPLQRQQLQQTDRAIAALEQQFLTNLDNARDAWSLLLDDNARLAGVPEAEQARLAARAQARGDSGWLIELNDTTVETLLCWADERDLREQVYRAQHTLACDLGTDPQLDNGPVLVALLRLRHERAQLLGAEDALALSLRNKDAKGQAEVEAFLTTLLDDNRPRVQADLEALQAEAVRQGLDELQPWDVAYLSRCLNSAEDDQLDARLRQGFPLESALEGLYALYERLFGLTLTPIETAAWQPDVQALQVSEAGVVLGHIYLDAYERPGKAAWPYSYPMRARHVLAQGSASLPLALISCSFERPLAGTSAYLTHLDLCKLFHEFGHAVHQVLAANDQRRLNRIDVATLGADHVEFVGTVLEQWCWSAHTLQQLHRPQAGEPKASLEDLEQWLASKRRWQAVDEARRLRRAWFDVHAHSGSAARQDVRALAVAANQAAGLPETFAHERFAESFDYLVTGYDAGYYCYAWAQAHAIDAFTRFEQAPADEAGMGRELRQEILSQGAVRSMTASFEAFMGRPLSLQAYAARRGTA, encoded by the coding sequence GTGACCGACTCCCCGCTGCCGTCTCTAAACGGCTTGTTCGACTATCCCTCCCTTGACCCATACGCCGTGCAACAGGCGTTCGCCGAACGCTGCGTCGCGCAGCGCAGCGCGCTGGCCGCCCTCCTCGCCGAGCACAGCCAGGTGCCTGCGTGGAGCACCCTGGTAGCCGCCGTGGAAGCGCTCGACCGGCAGGTCCAAGACTTGTTCCACAGCCTCGTGCCGCTGGCCTATGAAGGTGAGCAATGGGCCGTGTCGGTCGACAATTGTTACCAGCAACTGCGTGATTGGGAGCTGCACAAGTACCAGTCAGCCGAGCTGTATCAGGCTTATCTGGTAATCGATGGCGCTGTGCTGGAGCCTGCCCAGCGCGTGCTGCTGGCGCGGATTCTGGAGGATTTCCAGCGCAATGGTGCGGCGCTGGCGCCGCTGCAACGTCAGCAATTGCAGCAAACCGACCGCGCCATCGCCGCCCTCGAGCAGCAATTTTTGACCAACTTGGACAATGCCCGTGATGCCTGGAGCCTGCTGCTCGATGACAATGCCCGTCTGGCCGGGGTGCCTGAGGCCGAGCAGGCGCGTCTGGCGGCCCGCGCTCAGGCTCGCGGTGACAGTGGCTGGCTGATCGAGCTGAATGACACCACTGTCGAGACCCTGCTGTGCTGGGCGGATGAACGTGATCTGCGCGAGCAGGTGTACCGCGCCCAGCACACCCTCGCCTGCGACCTGGGCACTGATCCGCAGCTGGATAACGGCCCGGTGCTGGTGGCCCTGCTGCGCCTGCGCCACGAGCGCGCGCAACTGCTGGGCGCCGAGGACGCGCTGGCGTTGAGCCTGCGTAACAAGGATGCCAAGGGTCAGGCTGAGGTCGAGGCATTCCTCACCACTTTGCTGGACGACAACCGGCCACGCGTTCAGGCCGACCTCGAAGCGCTGCAGGCCGAAGCCGTGCGTCAGGGGCTCGACGAACTGCAACCGTGGGATGTGGCGTACCTGTCGCGCTGTCTGAACAGCGCCGAGGATGACCAACTCGATGCGCGGCTGCGCCAAGGCTTCCCCCTCGAATCGGCTCTCGAAGGTTTGTATGCCCTCTATGAGCGGCTGTTCGGCCTGACCCTGACCCCGATAGAAACGGCCGCGTGGCAGCCCGATGTCCAGGCGTTGCAGGTCAGCGAGGCAGGCGTGGTACTGGGGCATATTTACCTGGATGCCTACGAACGTCCGGGCAAGGCAGCGTGGCCCTACAGCTATCCGATGCGTGCTCGCCATGTTCTGGCGCAGGGTTCGGCAAGCCTGCCGCTGGCGCTGATCTCGTGCAGCTTCGAGCGCCCGCTTGCAGGTACTTCGGCGTACTTGACGCACCTCGACCTGTGCAAATTGTTCCATGAGTTTGGGCATGCCGTGCACCAAGTGCTGGCCGCTAACGACCAGCGCCGGTTGAATCGCATCGACGTTGCTACCTTGGGGGCCGATCACGTCGAGTTCGTCGGCACTGTGCTGGAGCAGTGGTGCTGGTCGGCGCACACCCTTCAGCAGTTGCACCGTCCTCAGGCAGGTGAGCCGAAGGCCTCGTTGGAAGACTTAGAGCAGTGGCTGGCGAGCAAGCGCCGTTGGCAAGCGGTGGACGAAGCCCGGCGTCTGCGGCGCGCCTGGTTCGATGTGCATGCCCACAGCGGTAGCGCAGCCCGACAAGACGTGCGCGCCCTCGCCGTGGCCGCCAACCAGGCAGCAGGCTTACCCGAGACCTTCGCGCACGAGCGCTTCGCCGAATCGTTCGATTACCTGGTGACCGGTTACGACGCAGGCTACTACTGCTATGCCTGGGCCCAGGCCCATGCCATCGACGCCTTCACGCGATTCGAACAAGCGCCTGCTGACGAAGCGGGAATGGGCAGGGAGCTGCGCCAGGAGATTCTGTCGCAGGGGGCCGTGCGCAGCATGACGGCGTCTTTCGAAGCCTTCATGGGGCGGCCGCTGTCACTGCAGGCCTATGCAGCCCGTCGGGGTACGGCCTGA